In Phyllostomus discolor isolate MPI-MPIP mPhyDis1 chromosome 3, mPhyDis1.pri.v3, whole genome shotgun sequence, a single genomic region encodes these proteins:
- the LOC118499466 gene encoding formin-like protein 14 — protein sequence MEPVTAPWRPPAGRAALLAASWADAAVSPSLPTPGSWSAGRPQPTEPSAGVTHSRRSASSLCSRAALRRAPRESPRPPAPCGPSSAPGTPPCLPPGLAAGQVRVPPTWGSYRAPASPLPPPLSAPAAVTRCGATPQPRNLVQAN from the exons ATGGAGCCGGTGACTGCTCCCTGGCGACCCCCAGCCGGTCGGGCTGCGCTGCTCGCGGCTAGCTGGGCGGATGCGGCCGTCTCCCCTTCGCTCCCGACGCCGGGCTCCTGGTCGGCGGGTCGGCCGCAGCCCACCGAGCCCTCCGCTGGCGTGACGCACTCGCGCCGCAGCGCCTCGAGCCTTTGCAGCCGCGCTGCGCTGCGCCGCGCCCCCCGCGAatccccccgcccgcccgcgccgTGCGGCCCCTCCTCGGCGCCCGGGACGCCACCCTGTCTCCCTCCGGGTCTGGCCGCCGGGCAGGTGCGGGTTCCGCCAACGTGGGGCAGCTACAGGGCCCCCGCCTCGCCCCTGCCGCCCCCTCTGTCCGCCCCGGCAGCCGTCACAAGGTGCGGCGCGACGCCCCAGCCCAGG AATCTAGTACAAGCGAACTAA